The Lepeophtheirus salmonis chromosome 1, UVic_Lsal_1.4, whole genome shotgun sequence genome has a segment encoding these proteins:
- the LOC121130104 gene encoding serine protease 48 isoform X1 has product MLIIQPYSWNMFYMVLFVFFPLDLVASDCVCGQGAAPDFMSSIADKPTGLTTVYPWLSLVTGPFNKNNPLGMCSGALVNQHYVAIDESCFDYSEIVKVQFPFENINVSGKVIKTKHDYTLIELESKINTTSLIQPACIPSPGSINLTENSEAIATYFNETGAIHRALMQIVPNDDSRCTKINFGRVLESDKICAIILNNATFCPESVGIPLTVHANGSWFLIGISYLHEECSSNVGAIFTNFKDTIDQTTKDIGGKCVPPTPLPVTSTTEGEIITSTTEGDINTSTPEGGHHDFYHRYNQ; this is encoded by the exons ATGTTGATCATACAACCTTATTCATGGAACATGTTTTACATGGTTCTCTTTGTATTCTTTCCTCTGGATTTAGTTGCGTCAGATTGTG tctgTGGTCAAGGAGCAGCCCCGGACTTCATGTCATCAATAGCTGACAAGCCAACTGGATTAACTACTGTGTATCCTTGGTTGTCCTTGGTTACCGgtccatttaataaaaataatcctcTTGGCATGTGCTCAGGAGCTCTAGTGAATCAACATTATGTGGCAATAGATGAGTCCTGTTTCGACTACTCTGAAATagttaaa GTTCAATttccatttgaaaatataaatgtgagTGGAAAAGTAATAAAGACGAAGCATGATTATACCTTAATTGAAttagaatcaaaaataaatacaacatcGTTGATCCAACCCGCATGCATACCAAGTCCCGGGAGTATAAATCTGACGGAAAACTCGGAGGCAATTG caacatattttaatgaaaccGGGGCGATTCATAGGGCTTTAATGCAAATAGTCCCTAATGATGATAGTAGATGCACAAAAATCAACTTTGGAAGAGTCTTAGAAAGTGATAAAATATGTgcaatcatattaaataatgccACATTCTGTCCAGAGTCAGTTGGTATTCCTTTGACGGTACATGCAAATGGAAGTTGGTTTTTGATTGGAATAAGCTACCTTCATGAAGAATGTTCAAGCAATGTTGGagctatttttacaaattttaaagataCCATTGATCAAACCACAAAA GATATTGGAGGGAAATGTGTACCACCGACTCCACTTCCTGTTACTTCGACCACAGAGGGTGAAATCATAACATCTACCACGGAGGGTGACATCAATACATCTACCCCAGAGGGGGGACATCATGACTTCTACCACCGATACAACCAGTGA
- the LOC121130104 gene encoding serine protease 48 isoform X2, whose protein sequence is MLIIQPYSWNMFYMVLFVFFPLDLVASDCVCGQGAAPDFMSSIADKPTGLTTVYPWLSLVTGPFNKNNPLGMCSGALVNQHYVALDESCFDYYERVEVQFPFENINVSGKVIKTKHDYTLIELDSKINTTSLIQPACIPSPGSINLTENSEAIATYFNETGAIHRALMQIVPNDDSRCTKINFGRVLESDKICAIILNNATFCPESVGIPLTVHVNGSWFLIGISYLHEECSSDVGAIFTNYKDTIDQTTKDIGGKCVPPTPLPVTSTTEGEIITSTTEGDINTSTPEGGHHDFYHRYNQ, encoded by the exons ATGTTGATCATACAACCTTATTCATGGAACATGTTTTACATGGTTCTCTTTGTATTCTTTCCTCTGGATTTAGTTGCGTCAGATTGTG tctgTGGTCAAGGAGCAGCCCCGGACTTCATGTCATCAATAGCTGACAAGCCAACTGGATTAACTACTGTGTATCCTTGGTTGTCCTTGGTTACTGgtccatttaataaaaataatcctcTTGGTATGTGCTCAGGAGCTCTGGTGAATCAACATTATGTGGCACTGGATGAGTCCTGTTTCGACTACTATGAAAGAGTTGAA GTTCAATttccatttgaaaatataaatgtgagTGGAAAAGTAATAAAGACGAAGCATGATTATACCTTAATTGAAttagattcaaaaataaatacaacatcATTGATCCAACCCGCATGCATACCAAGTCCCGGGAGTATAAATCTGACGGAAAACTCGGAGGCAATTG caacatattttaatgaaaccGGGGCGATTCATAGGGCTTTAATGCAAATAGTCCCTAATGATGATAGTAGATGCACAAAAATCAACTTTGGAAGAGTCTTAGAAAGTGATAAAATATGTgcaatcatattaaataatgccACATTCTGTCCAGAGTCAGTTGGTATTCCTTTGACGGTACATGTAAATGGAAGTTGGTTTTTGATTGGAATAAGCTACCTTCATGAAGAATGTTCAAGCGATGTTGGagctatttttacaaattataaagatACCATTGATCAAACCACAAAA GATATTGGAGGGAAATGTGTACCACCGACTCCACTTCCTGTTACTTCGACCACAGAGGGTGAAATCATAACATCTACCACGGAGGGTGACATCAATACATCTACCCCAGAGGGGGGACATCATGACTTCTACCACCGATACAACCAGTGA
- the LOC139907180 gene encoding zinc finger MYM-type protein 1-like — MGTVQILYNFIEGSPKRSAIYKSVKITSKDEEHAKVMTLKNQSATCWSLRYDAVHAVSLGMVRIMKTLIIMRKDKDTLSSSTATSLLNSIFSQEFVFGIELLKTLLRHTSSLSDELQGRKVDLTKARKHVNLVIRTLEDLKNEKIFESIWKLAELKSSEMKSVFDQEDSIDLEFKEAKIPRRIKWKGTTESYFRETHFDVAINKIVLELESRFATDDTNITMDLIAIVNDSEVETCIIERVVKHYRLELEQLQSDHAIFQQFKADIDTEDMVSSQIAAELISSGVFRLMTELYKVIVILASMPISSCEAERSFSCLRRLKNHMRTTMDQERLSSITLLNMDRVMVDKVLHEDMDSLIDTFASRKERKNFFF; from the exons atggggacagtacaaattttatacaacttcattgaagggtcaccaaagaggtcagcaatctacaagtcggtgaagataacaagtaaagatgaggagcatgccaaggtgatgaccctgaagaaccagtctgctacctgctggagtctccgctacgatgctgtacacgctgtatctctagggatggtcagaatcatgaagaccctcataataatgagaaaagataaagatacattgtcgagttcaacagcaacatCTCTGCtaaacagcatctttagtcaggaatttgttttcggcattgaactgttgaagacactcctcagacacacatctagcttgtcagatgaacttcaaggcagaaaggttgacctaacaaaggcccggaaacacgtcaacctagtgattaggactcttgaagatcttaagaatgagaaaatctttgaatcaatctggaaacttgctgagttgaagtcgtctgagatgaaatcagtatttgaccaggaggactcaattgatttggaattcaaggaggcgaagattccaaggagaataaagtggaaaggaacaactgaatcctacttccgtgaaacacatttcgatgttgcaatcaataagattgtattagagcttgagagcagatttgccaccgacgatacaaacatcacaatggatctcattgcaatcgtcaatgacagtgaagtggagacctgtatcattgagcgtgtcgtcaagcactacagacttgaactcgagcagctccagtcagaccatgccatcttccagcaattcaag gcagatattgacacagaagacatggtttcgtcacaaattgctgcggagttaataagctcgggagtgttccgcctaatgacggagctatacaaggtgatcgttatcctggcctcaatgcccatcagcagctgtgaggcggagcggtcattctcctgtctcagaaggctcaagaaccacatgaggaccaccatggaccaggagaggctttCCTCcatcaccctcttgaacatggacagggtgatggtggacaaggtgctccatgaagacatggacagtttgattgacacctttgcgtcaaggaaagagaggaaaaacttcttcttctaa